In one Pseudomonas fitomaticsae genomic region, the following are encoded:
- a CDS encoding LacI family DNA-binding transcriptional regulator, translating to MNDFSAAQRSRVTMLNVAEHAGVSKASVSRFIGDDRALLSDAIAQRIEQSIAELGYRPNQMARGLKRGRTRLIGMLVADIRNPYSIAVMHGVETACRRHGYSLVVCNTDRDDEQERQHLALLRSYNIEGLIVNTLGHHRDELDELKREMPLVLVDRKVEGLDSDMVGLDNPQAIEMALEHLQQRGFRDVLLVTEPYDGTSSRIERVSSFQQQIGQRKVMNGAVLETGPGLANDLQTFLNTPDSGPKALFCANGVAALACTLALREIGCRLFEDVGLIALDDLDWYPLVGSGITALAQPTEEIGARAFECLLKRLRGDDEAARTLDFAPVLIERGSTRGFCGD from the coding sequence GTGAACGATTTCTCCGCCGCCCAGCGCAGCCGCGTCACCATGCTCAACGTCGCCGAACACGCCGGCGTGTCCAAGGCCAGCGTCTCGCGTTTCATCGGCGATGACCGCGCCCTGCTCTCCGATGCCATTGCCCAGCGCATCGAGCAGTCCATTGCCGAACTCGGCTACCGCCCCAATCAAATGGCCCGTGGTTTGAAACGCGGTCGCACCCGCCTGATCGGCATGCTGGTGGCCGATATCCGCAACCCTTATTCGATTGCCGTGATGCACGGGGTGGAAACCGCCTGCCGCCGGCACGGCTACAGCCTGGTGGTGTGTAACACCGACCGCGATGACGAGCAGGAACGCCAACACCTGGCACTGCTGCGCTCGTACAACATCGAAGGACTGATCGTGAACACCCTGGGCCATCACCGGGATGAACTGGACGAGTTGAAGCGGGAAATGCCGCTCGTGCTGGTAGATCGCAAGGTCGAGGGGCTGGACAGCGACATGGTCGGGCTGGACAACCCGCAGGCCATCGAAATGGCGCTGGAACATCTTCAGCAACGCGGCTTTCGCGATGTACTGCTGGTGACTGAGCCCTACGACGGCACCAGTTCGCGGATCGAGCGGGTCAGCAGTTTTCAGCAACAGATTGGCCAACGCAAAGTCATGAATGGCGCGGTGCTGGAAACCGGCCCAGGCCTTGCGAACGATCTTCAAACCTTTTTGAACACACCTGATTCGGGCCCCAAAGCCCTGTTCTGCGCCAATGGCGTGGCGGCGCTGGCTTGCACCCTGGCGTTGCGCGAGATTGGCTGCCGATTGTTCGAGGATGTTGGGCTGATCGCACTGGATGATCTGGATTGGTATCCGTTGGTGGGCAGCGGGATTACTGCACTCGCCCAGCCTACAGAGGAGATTGGTGCGCGGGCGTTTGAGTG
- a CDS encoding autotransporter outer membrane beta-barrel domain-containing protein: MASHIGSTDVPVFHKDKLCLVALSLVITSFAEARPIIVDEAISNGAPVEDFIVGQGATLTVNDATTLNISTNAAQLLVNTGTLQDIRANNGSTVTLDKATVIARANQPGVTITNSTATINNSTITSDGAGLQVARVPNSPLTTVVSLTGTTVTGGTAGAVVSAQTTLNMSNSDLVSQSSTGYGLRLASGDVFAKGGRLEGGLNGILLSGDNFISRANTLVLDGTKVIGGSGAAISVDPSGRPIATNIHILNGASLTGGNGNLLEVGNGGTVNLTADNAVLKGDVVVARGATTNISLQNASALTGDLNNVAVISLNNQSSLKGNVVGGVAGGSSVLIDNGSAIDGNIVDSSRVDISNGSRWTMAGNNQLNILHLNGGNVVLGSGGDFKKLDIVNLSGNGLFDIRADFAADKSDFFNVTGTATGNHQLRVAASGTEFATGNTVKVGSVNTGDAAFSLYNGRPVDAGTFTYKLLSENGGVYLAPDKEVVSTGTNAALAIAGTAPTILYSEMTTLNSRLGDRRLSGSEPNILTRATGESPSGVWIRSYANQYNVANAYGDGFSQKQRGISVGGDTPFPFGDGQWLIGGFGGYSKTDMDLKWGSTAAIESYYAGGSLTWYDARSGYYVDTVSKINQFDNSAKITMSDGTRTKGHYKNLAVSGSVEVGKYVAFDNGIFIEPFTQITAAVAQGKDYTLDNGMRVSNDHARSFVGKVGTSVGSQIRLDRGGELQPRLKVALAHEFIKNNEVSVNGTDFANDLSSTNVELGAGINWVPARKSWQVYSEVSSSKGKTVSQEWGASVGLSYSF; this comes from the coding sequence ATGGCTTCGCACATTGGTTCGACAGACGTACCAGTTTTTCACAAAGATAAGTTGTGCCTTGTTGCACTTTCCCTCGTGATTACATCTTTTGCCGAGGCTCGACCCATTATTGTTGACGAGGCTATCAGCAACGGAGCGCCTGTGGAGGATTTCATTGTTGGTCAAGGTGCGACGTTAACGGTTAATGACGCTACCACTCTTAACATTTCTACGAATGCGGCACAGTTGCTGGTCAATACTGGCACGTTGCAGGATATCAGAGCTAATAACGGTTCCACTGTCACGCTTGACAAAGCGACCGTCATTGCTCGAGCAAATCAGCCAGGGGTCACAATCACCAACTCGACGGCAACGATCAACAACAGCACGATCACAAGTGATGGTGCTGGGCTACAAGTTGCTCGCGTGCCCAATTCTCCACTTACGACGGTGGTCTCATTGACCGGTACTACTGTAACCGGCGGGACAGCCGGGGCTGTGGTCAGCGCACAAACTACACTCAATATGAGCAACTCAGACCTGGTGTCTCAGAGCTCTACGGGCTACGGACTGCGTCTCGCGAGTGGAGATGTCTTTGCTAAAGGGGGGCGATTAGAAGGCGGGCTTAACGGCATACTTCTGAGTGGCGATAACTTTATCAGTCGGGCCAATACACTTGTACTGGATGGCACTAAGGTAATAGGGGGAAGTGGCGCGGCTATCTCCGTGGACCCCAGCGGACGCCCAATTGCGACCAATATCCATATACTCAATGGCGCCAGTTTGACCGGCGGCAATGGTAATCTTCTGGAAGTGGGTAACGGGGGAACGGTAAATCTTACTGCTGACAATGCCGTACTGAAAGGCGATGTGGTCGTGGCACGCGGAGCAACCACCAATATTTCTTTGCAAAACGCCAGTGCGTTGACCGGCGATCTGAATAACGTAGCAGTGATCAGCTTGAATAATCAAAGCTCTCTCAAAGGGAATGTGGTCGGTGGTGTGGCAGGCGGTTCCTCAGTGCTGATTGATAATGGCTCTGCAATAGACGGGAATATTGTTGATTCTTCGCGCGTAGATATCAGCAACGGCTCCCGGTGGACCATGGCAGGTAATAACCAGCTCAATATTTTGCACCTCAATGGCGGTAATGTTGTTCTGGGTAGTGGTGGCGATTTCAAAAAGCTGGATATTGTCAACCTGTCTGGTAATGGTCTGTTTGATATAAGAGCAGATTTTGCTGCTGACAAGAGCGACTTCTTCAATGTGACCGGTACGGCGACAGGTAATCATCAACTGCGGGTTGCCGCGAGCGGAACTGAATTTGCAACAGGCAACACGGTAAAAGTCGGTAGCGTTAACACGGGAGACGCCGCATTCAGCCTGTATAACGGGCGACCGGTAGATGCAGGCACTTTCACCTACAAACTATTGAGCGAAAATGGCGGGGTGTACCTGGCGCCAGACAAGGAAGTCGTCAGTACCGGTACCAATGCAGCTCTGGCGATTGCTGGCACCGCGCCGACTATCCTGTACTCGGAAATGACCACGTTGAATAGTCGTCTTGGTGACCGACGGTTGAGTGGTAGCGAGCCCAATATCTTGACGCGGGCCACTGGCGAATCCCCCTCCGGTGTATGGATCCGCAGCTATGCGAACCAGTACAACGTGGCTAACGCCTATGGTGACGGTTTCTCACAAAAACAGCGTGGGATATCAGTGGGGGGCGACACGCCATTTCCGTTTGGTGATGGGCAATGGCTTATTGGTGGATTCGGCGGCTACAGCAAGACTGATATGGATCTGAAGTGGGGGAGCACTGCTGCAATCGAGAGTTACTACGCGGGTGGTTCTCTGACTTGGTACGATGCTCGAAGTGGTTATTATGTCGACACGGTGAGCAAGATCAACCAGTTTGACAACAGTGCCAAAATCACCATGAGCGATGGAACTCGCACCAAAGGACACTATAAAAATCTTGCTGTGAGCGGCTCTGTTGAAGTGGGTAAATATGTTGCGTTTGATAACGGAATTTTTATTGAACCTTTTACCCAGATTACCGCTGCCGTTGCGCAGGGCAAGGACTACACGCTTGATAATGGCATGCGAGTGAGCAATGATCACGCACGCTCATTCGTAGGCAAGGTAGGGACATCGGTCGGTAGTCAAATTCGCCTGGATCGCGGCGGAGAACTGCAGCCTCGGCTAAAGGTAGCTTTGGCGCATGAGTTTATAAAAAATAACGAAGTCAGTGTAAATGGAACCGACTTTGCTAATGATCTTTCGTCCACAAACGTGGAGTTGGGCGCAGGCATCAACTGGGTGCCAGCGCGGAAAAGCTGGCAGGTATACTCCGAAGTCAGTTCCAGCAAAGGGAAGACGGTCAGCCAGGAATGGGGCGCGAGTGTAGGGTTGAGTTACAGTTTCTAG